From Lolium perenne isolate Kyuss_39 chromosome 5, Kyuss_2.0, whole genome shotgun sequence, a single genomic window includes:
- the LOC127299447 gene encoding UDP-glycosyltransferase 91D2-like, which translates to MDDETGSSSQLHIVICPWLAFGHLLPCLDLAERLASRGHRVSLVSTPRNIARLPPVRPAVAPFVGLVALPLPRVAGLPDGAESTHDVPLGKFHLHLEASDGLAAPFSEFLESLCAVPGRKKPDWIVVDYLNHWAAAAAVRHKVPCALLVLLAATVVAALDIRLFRRTESQSAKTELISVQGVPATSIAERVSSTLERCDLVAMRSCVEWEPESVPLASTFGGKPVVPFGLLPPSPDGGRRGDSGKDGAAVRWLDAQPAMSVVYVALGSEVPLRPEEVHELALGLELAGTRFLWALRKPPLGSDAVLLPVEFEERTRGHGLVMNGWVPQLEILAHDAVAVFLTHCGWNSTVEGLLFGRPLVMLPIMGDQEPNARLMERRKVGAQVPRNLNDGTFDREGVAAAIRAVAVEEEGRRVFAANAKKLQEIVSDTECHERYIDRFIQQLRCYK; encoded by the coding sequence ATGGACGACGAGACTGGCTCCTCCTCCCAGCTGCACATCGTGATCTGCCCGTGGCTCGCCTTCGGGCACCTGCTCCCCTGCCTGGACCTCGCCGAGCGCCTGGCGTCGCGGGGCCACCGCGTGTCGCTTGTGTCCACGCCGCGGAACATCGCGCGGCTGCCGCCCGTGCGTCCCGCCGTGGCGCCGTTCGTCGGTCTCGTGGCGCTGCCGCTCCCGCGCGTGGCGGGGCTCCCCGACGGCGCCGAGTCCACCCACGACGTCCCCTTGGGCAAGTTCCACCTCCACCTCGAGGCCTCAGACGGCCTCGCCGCGCCCTTCTCCGAGTTCTTGGAGTCCCTGTGCGCCGTGCCCGGCAGAAAGAAGCCCGACTGGATCGTCGTGGACTACCTCAACcactgggccgccgccgccgcagtccGGCACAAGGTTCCGTGTGCGCTGCTTGTCCTACTCGCTGCCACCGTGGTCGCCGCATTGGACATCCGACTGTTCAGGCGCACCGAATCCCAGTCGGCGAAGACGGAGCTCATCTCCGTGCAGGGCGTGCCGGCGACGTCCATCGCCGAGCGGGTCTCCTCGACGCTCGAGAGGTGCGATCTCGTGGCCATGCGCAGCTGCGTCGAGTGGGAGCCCGAGAGCGTCCCTCTCGCGTCGACGTTCGGCGGCAAGCCGGTCGTTCCCTTCGGCCTCCTGCCGCCGTCGCCTGACGGAGGCCGCCGCGGCGACAGCGGGAAGGACGGAGCCGCCGTGCGATGGCTCGACGCGCAGCCGGCCATGTCAGTCGTCTACGTCGCGCTGGGAAGCGAGGTGCCGCTGCGGCCCGAGGAGGTGCACGAGCTCGCCCTTGGGCTGGAGCTCGCCGGGACGCGCTTCCTCTGGGCACTGAGGAAGCCACCCCTCGGTTCCGATGCCGTCCTCCTCCCGGTGGAGTTCGAGGAGCGCACGCGCGGCCATGGCCTCGTGATGAACGGGTGGGTTCCTCAGCTGGAGATACTGGCGCACGACGCCGTGGCCGTGTTCCTGACGCACTGCGGCTGGAACTCcaccgtcgaggggctcctcttcGGGCGTCCTCTCGTCATGTTGCCCATCATGGGTGACCAGGAGCCGAACGCGCGGCTCATGGAGCGTAGGAAGGTCGGGGCGCAGGTGCCGCGAAACCTAAACGACGGGACATTTGACCGAGAAGGCGTCGCCGCGGCGATTCGGGCGGTCGCGGTTGAGGAAGAAGGCAGGAGAGTGTTTGCAGCCAACGCCAAGAAGCTGCAAGAGATCGTGTCGGACACGGAGTGCCATGAGAGGTATATCGACAGATTTATTCAGCAACTCAGATGCTACAAGTAG
- the LOC127304706 gene encoding UDP-glycosyltransferase 91D2-like codes for MDDETGSSSQLHIVICPWLAFGHLLPCLDLAERLASRGHRVSLVSTPRNIARLPPVRPAVAPFVGLVALPLPRVAGLPDGAESTHDVPLGKFHLHLEASDGLAAPFSEFLESLCAVPGRKKPDWIVVDYLNHWAAAAAVRHKVPCALLVLLAATVVAALDIRLFRRTESQSAKTELISVQGVPATSIAERVSSTLERCDLVAMRRCVEWEPESVPLASTFGGKPVVPFGLLPPSPDGGRRGDSGKDGAAVRWLDAQPAMSVVYVALGSEVPLRPEEVHELALGLELAGTRFLWALRKPPLGSDAVLLPVEFEERTRGHGLVMNGWVPQLEILAHDAVAVFLTHCGWNSTVEGLLFGRPLVMLPIMGDQEPNARLMERRKVGAQVPRNQNDRTFDREGVAAAIRAVAVEEEGRRVFAANAKKLQEIVSDTECHERYIDRFIQQLRCYK; via the coding sequence ATGGACGACGAGACTGGCTCCTCCTCCCAGCTGCACATCGTGATCTGCCCGTGGCTCGCCTTCGGGCACCTGCTCCCCTGCCTGGACCTCGCCGAGCGCCTGGCGTCGCGGGGCCACCGCGTGTCGCTTGTGTCCACGCCGCGGAACATCGCGCGGCTGCCGCCCGTGCGTCCCGCCGTGGCGCCGTTCGTCGGTCTCGTGGCGCTGCCGCTCCCGCGCGTGGCGGGGCTCCCCGACGGCGCCGAGTCCACCCACGACGTCCCCTTGGGCAAGTTCCACCTCCACCTCGAGGCCTCAGACGGCCTCGCCGCGCCCTTCTCCGAGTTCTTGGAGTCCCTGTGCGCCGTGCCCGGCAGAAAGAAGCCCGACTGGATCGTCGTGGACTACCTCAACcactgggccgccgccgccgcagtccGGCACAAGGTTCCGTGTGCGCTGCTTGTCCTACTCGCTGCCACCGTGGTCGCCGCATTGGACATCCGACTGTTCAGGCGCACCGAATCCCAGTCGGCGAAGACGGAGCTCATCTCCGTGCAGGGCGTGCCGGCGACGTCCATCGCCGAGCGGGTCTCCTCGACGCTCGAGAGGTGCGATCTCGTGGCCATGCGCCGCTGCGTCGAGTGGGAGCCCGAGAGCGTCCCTCTCGCGTCGACGTTCGGCGGCAAGCCGGTCGTTCCCTTCGGCCTCCTGCCGCCGTCGCCTGACGGAGGCCGCCGCGGCGACAGCGGGAAGGACGGAGCCGCCGTGCGATGGCTCGACGCGCAGCCGGCCATGTCAGTCGTCTACGTCGCGCTGGGAAGCGAGGTGCCGCTGCGGCCCGAGGAGGTGCACGAGCTCGCCCTTGGGCTGGAGCTCGCCGGGACGCGCTTCCTCTGGGCACTGAGGAAGCCACCCCTCGGTTCCGATGCCGTCCTCCTCCCGGTGGAGTTCGAGGAGCGCACGCGCGGCCATGGCCTCGTGATGAACGGGTGGGTTCCTCAGCTGGAGATACTGGCGCACGACGCCGTGGCCGTGTTCCTGACGCACTGCGGCTGGAACTCcaccgtcgaggggctcctcttcGGGCGTCCTCTCGTCATGTTGCCCATCATGGGTGACCAGGAGCCGAACGCGCGGCTCATGGAGCGTAGGAAGGTCGGGGCGCAGGTGCCGCGAAACCAAAACGACAGGACATTTGACCGAGAAGGCGTCGCCGCGGCGATTCGGGCGGTCGCGGTTGAGGAAGAAGGCAGGAGAGTGTTTGCAGCCAACGCCAAGAAGCTGCAAGAGATCGTGTCGGACACGGAGTGCCATGAGAGGTATATCGACAGATTTATTCAGCAACTCAGATGCTACAAGTAG